The window GGGAGGGATGAAACGTAAGCTCGAAATCATTCGCAGTCTCATGCACAATCCGCAGATTTTGTTTCTCGACGAACCGACGCAAGGGCTCGACGCTTCAAGCCGGTCCTCGCTCTGGCAATATTTGCAGCGAGTGCGCGAGCAAGAAAACATTACGATTTTCCTGACGACTCACTATTTGGAGGAAGCCGAAGGCGCTGACCGCGTATGCATGATCAATCATGGAAAAATCGCCATGCTCGGCACGCCGGAAGAAATCAAAAACCGATTGCTCGACAACAATTACATGCATTTGGATGCCGAAAACCGCGCCCAATTGAAAGCCGAGCTGCAGGCAATCGGTGCGGATTTCACCGAAACGAAACGCCATTTGAAAGTATTTTACGAAGGCAAAACGCCGCAAGCGCTGCTCGCCCGGTTGAAAACGCCGCTCACGCGGCTTGAAGTGCATCAACCGACGCTTGAAGAAGCGTATGTTGATCTCATTGAAAACAAGGAGAGGAGGGAAGCGATATGATGTCGACCGCTGCAAGAGAAATCAACGCCGTCACGGCGATCGCTTTCCGAGAGCTGTTTCGCACCATCAAACGCCCGGTGCTTCTCAGCTTCAGCATCATTTTTCCGATGATTTTCATCGGCATCCTCGGGGGCAGCATGTCGCAAAACCTCGGCCAAGGCCTCGGTTTCAACTTCATGCAATTCATTTTGATCGGCATGATCGTCAACTCGCTCTTCCAGGGAACGGTCACCGGCATCACGTCGCTCGTTCAGGAGCGCGATCAAAACCTTACGCAGGAGCTGTTCGTCTCGCCGATCTCACGCTATTCGATCATACTCGGCAAAATCATCGGCTCGAGCGCCTCGAGCCTCGTCATGCTCATCGGCATTTTGATCGTCGGACTCATACTACAAATCCCGTTCGGCGGCTGGGACATCGTCCGCCTCTTTCTCATCAGCCCGCTGTTCTGTCTCGTCGGCGGCTCGCTCGGCATGTTTTTCATCGGCTTCGTCACCGACAGCCGTGTCGCCGATTTCGGCTCGTTCCTGCTCATTATGCCGCAAATGTTTTTGTCCGGCGCGATTATTCCGATCAACCATTCGACCGGCATTCTCGCGTTCCTGGCGAAAATCATGCCGATGACGTACGCCATCGACCTCGCCCGTGCCGTATTTTACTGGGGCGAACCGACGTATGAGGTGATCGTGCTTCACAATCCGTGGCTCGACCTCATAGTCATGGCGGGATTCTTCCTCTTGTTTTCGCTCGTCGGCACGTTCTTCTTTACCCGTCAAGAAAAGAACCGGTAATCCAAATCATCTTGTTCAAGAAAGGTCGATCTGCGATGGCGAAAATCTTAATTGTCGATGATGACGCATATATTCGTGAGCTTGCCGGTTTATTTCTGCGCAACGAAGGTTTTGACATTTATGAGGCGGAAGACGGTATGCAAGCGTTGGACATTCTTGAATCGGTGAAAGTGGATATGGCGATTCTCGACGTGATGATGCCGAACATGGACGGCTGGGATTTGTGCCGCGAGCTTCGGGCATTTGACAGCGACATGCCGATTCTCATGCTGACGGCGAAAGGGGAGACCGCGCAAAAGATCAAAGGCTTCGAGCTCGGCACCGATGACTACATGGTGAAGCCGTTCGAACCGCTGGAACTCGCGGCGAGGACAAAAGCACTCTTGAAACGATACAAGATCGCGGTATCGCAGCAAGCGTCGGCAGGTAAGCTCACACTCAACCGTAAAAGTTACGAAGTTTACCACGGGGAAGAGAGCGTGACGATCCCTTTAAAAGAATTTGAGCTGTTGTTTTTCCTTGTCGCGAATGCCGGCAAAACGTTTTCTCGAGAACATTTGATCGAACATATATGGGGCTACGATTACGAAGGCGACGAGCGAACCGTCGACGTTCATATCAAAAGGCTTCGACAGCGGTTTCCTGAAACGGAAAGCGGCGTAACAATTCGTACGATTCGCGGGCTCGGCTACCGTCTCGAGGTGAACAGCCTATGAAGAAAACGACACGTTTTTTGAAACATGCTATGGGATTCGTCGCGATCTTTTTTGGTCTCGGCGTTTGTTGGCTGCTCGCCTATTTCATTACTGTATGGTTTTACGATTGGACAGGCACTGAGCCGCACGGATTACTCCGTCAATTGATCGGGTCTTTCCTCGGATTTTTCATTTTCGGCACGGCGATGTTCACGATTTCCAAGATCGGAAGATTTCGAGAAAAGCGGATGGCCATCTTCCATTCTCTGACTGACGCCCTTGCGCAAATTGCCAGGGGGAATTTTGACGTAGATCTCGGGCATATCATTGATCCCGAGAAACATCCAGACCATCCTTTCGGACAGCTTGTGACGAGCATTAACGAGTTGGCAGTGGATCTCGGCGAAATGGAAAACATGCGGCAGGAGTTTATCTCGAATGTTTCCCATGAAATTCAGTCCCCGCTCACATCGATCAGCGGTTTTGCGAAGGCGTTGCAAGACGACAACATCAGCAAGGAAGAACGGCTGCATTACTTGCAAATCATCGAGACTGAAAGCCGCAGACTGAGCAGGCTGAGCGAAAATCTATTGAAGTTGACGTCGCTTGAATCAGAGCATCACCCGTTTGAACGAAAAAGATATCGTTTGGACCGGCAGCTGCGCAATTTGATTTTGGCATGCGAACCGCAATGGACTGCGAAAAATCTCGAGCTGAACGTCTCTTTGGATCAAGTGGAAGTCGATGCCGATGAAGAGTTGCTCAGTCAAGTCTGGTTGAATTTGCTTCATAACAGTATAAAATTTACGCCGGAACACGGCAAGATCACGGTGTTTTTGCGAAAGGCGTACGGTCGAGCGTCGGTGTCCATTGTCGATACAGGCATCGGCATGAACGAAGAAGTAAAAACGCATATTTTCGAGCGTTTTTATAAGGCGGACAAGTCGCGGAAACGTGCGGGAGGCGGCAGCGGATTAGGGCTCGCGATCGTGAAGAAAATCATCGACATGCATGAGGGGTCGATTGAAGTGAACAGCGCACCAGATAAAGGTACGGAAGTGATCGTCACGATTTCTTGTGCACCGGCTGTCCAATCGTGACATGGACTGTCACGATTTACGGATATACTGAAGATAGGTTGAAAGGAGCGGGTTTGAAGTGACGCATGATGCGCGAAACTTTTACGAGTACCATGTTTGGGCCAATAAGCGCGTTTTCGCTAAGGTGAAAGAACTGCCGGAAAATACGTGGCGGGAAGAGATGCAAAGCGTATTCCCGACGATCGAAACCGCTTTGATTCATATTTATTCGACCGATGTCATGTGGCTCGCTGTCATGCGCGGCGATTCGATGGAGGAGATCCAAAAGGTGATCGCGAAGGCGAACGAGGAAACCGAAAACCTTTCGCTCACCGAGCTTGAAGAGAAGTATGAAGCCGCCGCCGAGCAATACCGGGCCTTTCTTGACGGAAAAGACGACCTCGATGAACCGGCGGAGCCGGTTCATCCCGCCTTCGGCAAACTGACGACGCGGCTTTCCGAACTCGTCCGCCACGTCGTCAATCACGGGACGTATCACCGCGGCAATATCACGGCCATGATGCGCCAGCTCGGACATGCCGGCGCATCAAGTGATTATGTGTATTTTTTGTATGAGCAACAGCTGTAAGCTCTCCGTCTAGGCGGAGAGCTCTTTTTGTTTATAAATGGTCAAAGAACTTGTTTGTCGGTGCAGTTAAAAAGAATCAATGTTTAAATTGGCATATAGGTAGTAAGTGTCGGGAGGAGACAATTTTTACAATGGGAAGAAAGCCATCAAAGCGCAGGCTGCACTGAAACTAAGTGCCCAGTGCGTTGCAAGCAAAATCGTTAGGTTAAATCTTATGCCTGTTTTTTTAATAGACGAATGTCCCGCTTGTTATCGTGTGTTTCTTGAACAAGAACTTCCATGGAACCCTCAATACATGCTAGTTTCCCTGTGTTCCGTTCAATTTTTTTAGTATTTACGGCAACCATTTCTTGGATGGACGTGACTTTTTGATTTAAGTGCGAAACCTTTTGGTCCAAAATTGAAATCTGCTCTTTAATACCCATAATCGCTTCGAATATTTGATCTGAATCCACTTCTTCCTTCATCTCCCATTTAAAATTTGTTTCTTTTATTTTAACATGGTCGATATCCATGGTACTAGAGTCTTTTCGTCCTCCTATTTTTCTCCGTTATGTTTCGTGTAAAAGTACAAAAACCAAACCGCATGATTTTGTTCATCAAGCGCGGCGCGGGCGAAGGCATGACGAATGTACGGATTTTGTGCGCGATCAGCGATTTCGTTGTAAAAATCGACTGTCTTTTGCTCGTCTTCGACGGCGAAGGCGAGGGCCCTGCAATAGTCTTGCGGACATTCCTCGACGATTTCCGGCTTCGGATCCTCCCCAGTCACCTGCCCGTACATTCTAGCAAAAGTCCGGTAATGCCGCATTTCGTCTTTGCGGATTTCCAATATCCGTTCTTTTTCTTTTTCATTGTTCGCCAACGCGGCGATTTTTTCATAACATTTGATGGCGCTGTACTGTCCATTGATCGCTTTCGCAAGGTCATCGATCAACCCGGCTTTCGGCTTTTGATTCATCATTGCACCTATGTTTTGGCTAATGTAAGGATTGACGTTCTGATTCATCACTGGATTCATATACGGATTTGCATAAGGGTTGACGTTCTGATTCATGTACGTGCCGTCGTAAGGGTTTGCATGTTGCGTCAGCGGTGCATATGGTTGAGCGTATGGACTGATATTTTGATTCATTAAATCCCCCTCCAAGGAACAGATCTCTAACAATTTATGTGCAGCTGCCCAATCATGTGAGAGAAATAAACAGATGTTGCGCCTAGCTGCTCATCCAAACGATAACAATGAATGCCCTCATTCCTCTTCTTCAAACAACCGCATCCGGTAAGCATTCATCGCCGTTTCCCCGAGATGGTCGAGAAAACGATAGTTGGCAAATGCGCCGACGATCGCTCCAAAGCCTGGAATGAGTTGAAGCAGTTTCGCGAGGTCGATGTAATCGCGGTATTCCTGCTGCAGCTTTCGCCAGTCGACGTCTGAAAGCGTTTCATATCCCTTGATCGTTTCGTTCCAATTTTTCATTTGCAAAAACGTATCCCGCCGTTTTTCGTCGCTGGAAAAGGCGACTTGAAAGATGTATAAAATGTACAAGCGTTCGTGAAAGTCTTTCACGTCATAGCCGTACAAGCTTGCCGTGTCGAACAAAAATTTCATTTTGATCGACAACAACAGCGGAAAATCCGCCAGCCCCCATAAGAATCCCCCGGCACCTGTGCCCGCGCCTTCGGCTGCGGCCATCTGCTTATAGCGCTTCACTTTATTCCGCACCAATGCCTCTCGTTCCTCGAACGGCATTTCCTCAACAGGACTGCGCTTCGTCGTCCATTTCGAGCCGAACAGCACGGTTTGCACCATGCTTTTGATCGACTCGGTGACGACTTGATGCACGCGCTCGGGAATTTTTGCGTTGATTTTATTTTGCACCGCTTTCCCGACCTTCGAAAACGCGGTGTCCTTCGTTTTCATCATTTCTTGCTGCCACGCGAGGCAGGCTTCTTTCGCTTTCTCCATTTCATTCACCTCTGTCATTCTTTACGATTTCCGCCAGGCGGAAGTTTCACTCGCATCTACGACTCTAGTCCGAACCAAATTACAGCCGCAGCTTCTTATCGCTTTTTCCGTTTTCTTTTATGATGAAACCAAATCGAGAGGAGCTGAACGTATGACTCATTTATTTGTAAAAATTTTTGCGGGCTTGTCCGCGCTTTTTGCCGGTTGTGTCTTGGTGCAAATTTTTTTCGCAGGCCTCGCCGTTTTCGGCCAGCCGACGGCCTGGCTTTACCACACGACTTTCATTCATTTCTTCGAAATGATCCCGGTGTTGATGCTCATTTGCGCATTCATTGCTCGACTCCCCGGCCGCTTGCGCTGGATGTCCGTCGTGTTGATCGCGCTCATTTTCGTGCAGTATTTGACAGCGAACCTCGCTTCGACAGCACATTGGATCGGCGCGTTGCATCCGATCATCGCTTTCATGGTGCTCGGCGCGTCACTGAATGTCACGCAGCAATCGATTCGCGCAGCATGGGGGAAATCCTCCTGATGCCCGCTCGGCGGTCTCGACAAAGTTACGACTGCGGTCTGAATGAAAAACCCGTCCGCGGTGCGTTTTGCGAACGCGAAAATCGTTTTAAGCTGTAAATAACAACACGAAAGGGGGTCAATCACGGATGAATGGAAAAACCTTGGCCGGCATCGTCCTCGTCGCCATCGGCGGCATGATGCTGCTCGGTATGCTCGGTATTCACGTCGGCGGCTTGTTTCACTTTATCATCGCCGGCATCCTCATTTATTTCGGCATCAAGAAATTAAAGGAACATCATCAAGTGTCGGGCATCATCTTGCTCGTCATCGGCATCCTGTTTCTCGCCGGTGCGATACCGTTCCTGTTCGGTACGCTGATCGCTGTCGTCTGTATATTCTTCGGATGGCGGTTGATGAAACGGAACAGCTTTCACGGCGAACCGGCTCACGCTTATTGTTCGCCGCGTTATACACATGAGAAAGCGAACGACATCGACTTTGATAGTGATTTTGACAAAGAATGGAACGACATCATGAATCGCAAAAACGATAAGGAAGAAAATTAAGGAGGGCATCTGAAAATGGTGTTAAAAAGAATCGGAGACATGATCAGCGCGTCGCTTCACGAAGGACTCGACCAAATCGAAAACCCGCGCGTCATGCTCAATCAATACTTGCGTGAAATGGAACATGAAATCGCGAAAGCGAAACAGGCGATCGTCAAGCAGCAAATGCTGGAAAGAAATTTCGAGACGAAAATGAAGGATTCCAAGGAAGCCGCGACGAAACGTAAGAAACAGGCCGAATTGGCGTTTGATGCGGGCGAGGAAGATTTGGCGCGCGCGGCGCTTTCAGAAATGAAACATTACGAGGCGAAAGCCGGGCATTACGAAGGGCTGTATGAAAAAGCGACCGGGCAGGTCGCGGAGCTTAGAGCGCAATTGAGCAAGCTCGAAGAGCGTTACGATACGTTAAAGGATAAAAAGTATGCGCTGATCGCGAGAGCGAATGCGGCGAAAGCGAAGGAGCACATTCAGGCTTCATTGTACCGCGTCGATTCGGACGGCGCGTTCCGGGAATTCCAGCGCCTCGAGGACCGAATCGTAGAGATGGAAATGAAGGCGGACATGTGGACGGCGGGACGGAGCGGAGCGACGCGGGAGCGGAAGCTTGTGCACCTCGAATATGCTGAAGAGGCGGAGAAGGAACTGGAAAAACTGCGTGAGCGGAAAAGCGAGCGGAGCGAGGATGCGGAACGGACGCCGTAAGGCGTCCGGGTTTTCCGGATAAGGGGTGGAAGGAAATGAAGAAAATCGTCGGAATCGTGTTTATTTTAATTGGGATTTATATATTGAGCCACATCATGCTGAACGGGTGGTCCGGTTGGAGCGGCTGGAACGGCTGGCATGGTCGGTCAGAAGCGGCCGATTCGCAGTCGGCGGAGGTGGCGGGCGTGCACACGATATCCGTGAATGCGGCGGCGGGAAACGTTGAGATCATTCCGGTCGATAAACAGGAATTGTCGGCGGAATTGCACGGAGACGGGACGTTGAAGGTCGAGCGCAGCGGCAATGAAATCGAAGTGACCGTCGAACGCGACGGATGGTGGTGGCTGCCGTTCGAAAAGGATAATGAATTGCAAGTGTATGTGCCGGAAGATTACAATCGAAACATGGACATCGACTTTCATTTCGGTCATTTCGCCTTCGACGGCAAAGGCATGGACTTGAACGAGTTTCAGATAAAAATGAGCGCCGGCGACGCGACGGTGAAAAACTTGCATGTCGGCCGATTCGAGGAAGAAAGCTCGGCCGGGCGGATAACGATCGCGAATGTGCAAGCCGACGAAGCATCGTTCGACGTGAACGCCGGCGAAGTGGAGTTGTCGGACTATGAAGGCGGTTTTGAAGTCGACTTGGCCGCCGGCCGATTCGAAGCCGATGTTAACCGTCTTACGGGAGACGTTGACATCGACCTGAGCGCCGGCGAGGTTGAATTGGATTTGCCTGACAAGGCAGATTTTCGCTTGAAGACGGATGTCAACGCCGGCGATTTTATCAACGACTTCGGCGGCCGTTCCGGAGGAACCTACGGGGAAGGCGCGCATACGGTGACGATTGATATTTCCGCGGGCCGCGCGCATTTGAAATAGAGAGAATATGGAAGGAGGCGGACGCTTTGCGCCTGTTATGGAACCGGCTGATCGGGTTTCTCGTCGTTTTTATCGGCATCAGCATATGCGTGAACATCATTGGCATCAGCACGAGCTTTCTTGGGCCGCTGTTTTTGTTCGGCCTCGGGGTCATTTTTTTTAAACATGTGCATTTTTCAGTCGGATTGGTGCTGATTGGCCTCGCGCTTATGACTTTGTTCACTCATGTTTTTCATATCAATGTCGGCGGCTTGATCGTCGCGGTTTTCTTTTTGTATGTCGGCTATCGGCTCTTGACCGGGAAGGACATGCCTTTCAAGAGGGCACGGGACCGTCAGCGCGAAAAACAAGGGCCATGCGGGTGGAAACAAAAACGGAAGCCGAATGAAACCGAGGGGAAACCGAAACCGTCGGCAGAAAAAGATTGGATCGACGAAGAGATTGAACATTTGCGCGAAGAGGGCGATTCCTCGGCGAGCGGCACCCGTATGAAACCGCCGCGGTTTCGCAACTCGCTCATCGGCGATACGCATTTGCTCAGCGACCGGTTTGAGCTTGAAGATTTCAACGCGGCGAATGGCATCGGCGACGTGAAAATCGATCTCTCGAAGGCGATCATTCCCGAAGGCGAAAGCACGATCGCGATCAGCGGACTCATCGGCGACGTCGACATTTACATTCCATCGGATCTTGAAGTTTCGGTGGCGGGCTCGATCATTTTCGGGGATCTCGAAGTGCTCGGCCATCGGCAAGGCGGGTTCAACCGGCAAATGAACGTAACGACCAAACGGTATGAACAGGCAGCGCGCAAAGTGAAAATTTCCGTTTCCGTATTGATCGGCGACGTCGACGTGAGGCGCATATGAGCAAGCAGAAGCTGCTCAGCATTCAATGGCGGTTTTCCGGCTACATGGTTTGGATCGCCTCGTTTGTCGCGCTAGCCGAGTTAACCGTGGTGCTGCTTTATTTTCGTCTTGATTTTCGTGCCCTGCTTGTCAGCATTTGGTGGAACATCCCGTTAATTGTTGCGATTCTTGCCGGGGTAGTGCTTGTGGCGGCCTTTTCCGGTTACGTGTTCGGAAATATGATCAAAAAACGGCTTGAACGGCTCGTCGATGCGATCTTAACGTTTGAACGCGGGAATTTCGCCCATCGCCTCGAACCGCTTGGGGAAGATGAGATCGGCTGGATGGCGGATCATTTGAACGAGATGGCGGCGCGCGTGCAAAAGCAAGTCGCGTCGCTGCAAAAGTTGTCAACGGAAAAAGCGGAGTGGCGCGAGCAGCTGAAACAGGCGGCCGTATCGGAAGAGCGGCAGCGGCTCGCGCGCGAGCTGCACGATGCGGTGAGTCAGCAGCTGTTTGCGATTTCGATGATGACGTCGGCGTTGCGGGAGAATTTGACGGCGGTGGACGAGTCGACGAAGCAGCAAATCGCGACAGTGGAGAAGATGGCCGGGGACGCGCAGAGCGAGATGCGGGCGCTGCTGTTGCATTTGCGGCCGGCGACGCTGGAAGGGAAAGGCTTGGAGGAAGGGATCGAAGATTTGCTGCAGGAACTGCAGGCGAAACAGCCGCTCGACATTCGCTGGGAGATGGCGGACGTGCCGGAAATGCCGAAAGGCATTGAGGATCAGTTGTTCCGCATCGTGCAAGAGGCGATGTCGAACGTGTTTCGGCATTCGAAGGCGAGCTCGGTGACGGTTCGGCTCGGCGGGACGGGCAACAAGGAAATTACGCTGCGCATCGTCGACAATGGGCGCGGCTTTGACATGGAGGCGCGGCCGAAATCGTCGTCGTACGGGCTGCAGTCCATCCAGGAGCGGGCGGCCGAAATCGGCGGTGTCGCCGAGATCATTTCGTTCCCGGGCAAAGGCACGCAAATTGTTGTGAAAGTGCCGATTGTCGACGAGAACGAGCAGAAGGAGCGGAAGCCATGATACGCGTATTGCTGGTCGATGACCATGAAATGGTGAGAATGGGGCTCGCGGCGTATTTGCAATCGCAGCCCGATATTGAAATTGTCGGCGAAGCCGCCGACGGGTCGGAAGGGGTGCGAATGGCGTTGGCGTGCAAGCCGGACGTCATCTTGATGGACCTCGTCATGGAAGGCATGGACGGCGTTGCGGCAACGCGCGCGATTTGCGAGCAGCTGGACGATGCGAAAGTGATCGTCTTGACGAGCTTCATCGATGACGACAAAGTCGTCCCGGTCATTGAAGCGGGCGCGCTCAGTTATTTGCTGAAGACGTCGCGTGCCCAAGAGATAGCGGCTGCAATTCGCGCGGCGAGCCGCGGGGAGTCGGTGCTCGAGTCGAAGGTGACGGGCAAGGTGCTGTCGAACATGCGGCGCGCCGGGGAGGCGAAGCCGCATGAGCAGCTGACGGCGCGGGAGCTTGAGATTTTGCGGCTGATTGCTGATGGAAAGACGAACCAAGAGATCGCCGACGAGCTGTTCATCGCTGTAAAGACGGTGAAGACGCATATCACGAATATTTTCTCGAAACTCGGTGTCGAAGACCGCACACAGGCCGCGATTTACGCGCACCGCAACGGCCTCGTCCCTTGAAAAACATCCTCTTGTGATGAAGAGGATGTTTTTTCGTTGTAGCGTAAAGAGCTGGAAACGTTTTTGAGGATTTTCGGTCATTTCGAATGAGAACGGCGCTCTCGCCAAAAGCTAAGCGAGAGGTGAACAAAAGATGAAACCGTTTATGCCGAAACTGATCTACGTCGAGCCGCGCGCGCTTGAGTACCCGCTCGGCCGCGAGCTCGTTGATAAATTTACGAAAATGGGATTGGAAATCCGCGAAACGACGTCGCACAACCAAGTACGGAACATTCCCGGAGAAAATGAGTTTCAAAAGTATCGCAACGCGAAGGCGACGCTGGCGATCGGTGTACGGAAGACGTTGAAGTTCGATACGTCGAAACCGTCGGCGGAGTATGCGATTCCGCTTGCGACCGGCTGCATGGGGCACTGCCATTATTGTTACTTGCAAACGACCCTCGGCGCCAAACCGTACATTCGCACGTACGTGAATTTGGATGAAATTTTTAACCAAGCTTCTCAATATATTAAGGAAAGGAGCCCGGAAATCACCCGCTTTGAAGCGTCTTGTACTTCCGATATCGTTGGGATTGATCATTTGACCCATTCGCTGTACAAAGCGATTGAATTCATTGGGCAGACGGAACACGGACGTCTTCGTTTCACGACGAAATATGACCATGTCGAGCATTTGCTCGACGCCGAACATAACGGGAAAACGCGGTTTCGGTACAGTGTCAATTCCGAGTATATGGGCAAATATTTCGAGCCGGGCACATCGAAAATGAGCGAACGGATTGCGGCAGCGGTCAAAGTGGCGGAAGCCGGTTACCCGCTCGGTTTTGTTGTCGCTCCGCTGTACCGGCACGAAGGATGGCAGGAGGGCTACGAGCAACTTTTTCATCAATTGGACGAGGCGGTACCGGTGAAAGCTCGAGAAAATTTGACGTTTGAGCTGATCCAGCATCGGTTTACAAAGCCTGCGAAGCGGGTAATTGAAAAGCGATATCCGAAATCAAAGCTGGAAATGAACGAAGAGAAGCGGCGTTACAAATGGGGCCGTTACGGCATCGGAAAGTACGTATATCCGAAGGATGAGGAAGAGGAGCTGAGAGAGACGATCGAATCTTATATCACGCGCTATTTCCCAGAAGCATCCATCGATTA is drawn from Bacillales bacterium and contains these coding sequences:
- a CDS encoding HAMP domain-containing sensor histidine kinase, yielding MKKTTRFLKHAMGFVAIFFGLGVCWLLAYFITVWFYDWTGTEPHGLLRQLIGSFLGFFIFGTAMFTISKIGRFREKRMAIFHSLTDALAQIARGNFDVDLGHIIDPEKHPDHPFGQLVTSINELAVDLGEMENMRQEFISNVSHEIQSPLTSISGFAKALQDDNISKEERLHYLQIIETESRRLSRLSENLLKLTSLESEHHPFERKRYRLDRQLRNLILACEPQWTAKNLELNVSLDQVEVDADEELLSQVWLNLLHNSIKFTPEHGKITVFLRKAYGRASVSIVDTGIGMNEEVKTHIFERFYKADKSRKRAGGGSGLGLAIVKKIIDMHEGSIEVNSAPDKGTEVIVTISCAPAVQS
- a CDS encoding DUF6220 domain-containing protein, with translation MTHLFVKIFAGLSALFAGCVLVQIFFAGLAVFGQPTAWLYHTTFIHFFEMIPVLMLICAFIARLPGRLRWMSVVLIALIFVQYLTANLASTAHWIGALHPIIAFMVLGASLNVTQQSIRAAWGKSS
- a CDS encoding DinB family protein, which gives rise to MTHDARNFYEYHVWANKRVFAKVKELPENTWREEMQSVFPTIETALIHIYSTDVMWLAVMRGDSMEEIQKVIAKANEETENLSLTELEEKYEAAAEQYRAFLDGKDDLDEPAEPVHPAFGKLTTRLSELVRHVVNHGTYHRGNITAMMRQLGHAGASSDYVYFLYEQQL
- a CDS encoding ABC transporter ATP-binding protein; this encodes GGMKRKLEIIRSLMHNPQILFLDEPTQGLDASSRSSLWQYLQRVREQENITIFLTTHYLEEAEGADRVCMINHGKIAMLGTPEEIKNRLLDNNYMHLDAENRAQLKAELQAIGADFTETKRHLKVFYEGKTPQALLARLKTPLTRLEVHQPTLEEAYVDLIENKERREAI
- a CDS encoding PspA/IM30 family protein — its product is MVLKRIGDMISASLHEGLDQIENPRVMLNQYLREMEHEIAKAKQAIVKQQMLERNFETKMKDSKEAATKRKKQAELAFDAGEEDLARAALSEMKHYEAKAGHYEGLYEKATGQVAELRAQLSKLEERYDTLKDKKYALIARANAAKAKEHIQASLYRVDSDGAFREFQRLEDRIVEMEMKADMWTAGRSGATRERKLVHLEYAEEAEKELEKLRERKSERSEDAERTP
- a CDS encoding sensor histidine kinase; the protein is MSKQKLLSIQWRFSGYMVWIASFVALAELTVVLLYFRLDFRALLVSIWWNIPLIVAILAGVVLVAAFSGYVFGNMIKKRLERLVDAILTFERGNFAHRLEPLGEDEIGWMADHLNEMAARVQKQVASLQKLSTEKAEWREQLKQAAVSEERQRLARELHDAVSQQLFAISMMTSALRENLTAVDESTKQQIATVEKMAGDAQSEMRALLLHLRPATLEGKGLEEGIEDLLQELQAKQPLDIRWEMADVPEMPKGIEDQLFRIVQEAMSNVFRHSKASSVTVRLGGTGNKEITLRIVDNGRGFDMEARPKSSSYGLQSIQERAAEIGGVAEIISFPGKGTQIVVKVPIVDENEQKERKP
- a CDS encoding EcsC family protein, which produces MTEVNEMEKAKEACLAWQQEMMKTKDTAFSKVGKAVQNKINAKIPERVHQVVTESIKSMVQTVLFGSKWTTKRSPVEEMPFEEREALVRNKVKRYKQMAAAEGAGTGAGGFLWGLADFPLLLSIKMKFLFDTASLYGYDVKDFHERLYILYIFQVAFSSDEKRRDTFLQMKNWNETIKGYETLSDVDWRKLQQEYRDYIDLAKLLQLIPGFGAIVGAFANYRFLDHLGETAMNAYRMRLFEEEE
- a CDS encoding response regulator transcription factor encodes the protein MIRVLLVDDHEMVRMGLAAYLQSQPDIEIVGEAADGSEGVRMALACKPDVILMDLVMEGMDGVAATRAICEQLDDAKVIVLTSFIDDDKVVPVIEAGALSYLLKTSRAQEIAAAIRAASRGESVLESKVTGKVLSNMRRAGEAKPHEQLTARELEILRLIADGKTNQEIADELFIAVKTVKTHITNIFSKLGVEDRTQAAIYAHRNGLVP
- a CDS encoding DUF4097 family beta strand repeat-containing protein; its protein translation is MKKIVGIVFILIGIYILSHIMLNGWSGWSGWNGWHGRSEAADSQSAEVAGVHTISVNAAAGNVEIIPVDKQELSAELHGDGTLKVERSGNEIEVTVERDGWWWLPFEKDNELQVYVPEDYNRNMDIDFHFGHFAFDGKGMDLNEFQIKMSAGDATVKNLHVGRFEEESSAGRITIANVQADEASFDVNAGEVELSDYEGGFEVDLAAGRFEADVNRLTGDVDIDLSAGEVELDLPDKADFRLKTDVNAGDFINDFGGRSGGTYGEGAHTVTIDISAGRAHLK
- the liaF gene encoding cell wall-active antibiotics response protein LiaF — its product is MRLLWNRLIGFLVVFIGISICVNIIGISTSFLGPLFLFGLGVIFFKHVHFSVGLVLIGLALMTLFTHVFHINVGGLIVAVFFLYVGYRLLTGKDMPFKRARDRQREKQGPCGWKQKRKPNETEGKPKPSAEKDWIDEEIEHLREEGDSSASGTRMKPPRFRNSLIGDTHLLSDRFELEDFNAANGIGDVKIDLSKAIIPEGESTIAISGLIGDVDIYIPSDLEVSVAGSIIFGDLEVLGHRQGGFNRQMNVTTKRYEQAARKVKISVSVLIGDVDVRRI
- a CDS encoding response regulator transcription factor, whose protein sequence is MAKILIVDDDAYIRELAGLFLRNEGFDIYEAEDGMQALDILESVKVDMAILDVMMPNMDGWDLCRELRAFDSDMPILMLTAKGETAQKIKGFELGTDDYMVKPFEPLELAARTKALLKRYKIAVSQQASAGKLTLNRKSYEVYHGEESVTIPLKEFELLFFLVANAGKTFSREHLIEHIWGYDYEGDERTVDVHIKRLRQRFPETESGVTIRTIRGLGYRLEVNSL
- a CDS encoding ferritin family protein, translating into MNQNISPYAQPYAPLTQHANPYDGTYMNQNVNPYANPYMNPVMNQNVNPYISQNIGAMMNQKPKAGLIDDLAKAINGQYSAIKCYEKIAALANNEKEKERILEIRKDEMRHYRTFARMYGQVTGEDPKPEIVEECPQDYCRALAFAVEDEQKTVDFYNEIADRAQNPYIRHAFARAALDEQNHAVWFLYFYTKHNGEK
- a CDS encoding ABC transporter permease — encoded protein: MMSTAAREINAVTAIAFRELFRTIKRPVLLSFSIIFPMIFIGILGGSMSQNLGQGLGFNFMQFILIGMIVNSLFQGTVTGITSLVQERDQNLTQELFVSPISRYSIILGKIIGSSASSLVMLIGILIVGLILQIPFGGWDIVRLFLISPLFCLVGGSLGMFFIGFVTDSRVADFGSFLLIMPQMFLSGAIIPINHSTGILAFLAKIMPMTYAIDLARAVFYWGEPTYEVIVLHNPWLDLIVMAGFFLLFSLVGTFFFTRQEKNR